Proteins encoded together in one Streptomyces sp. TLI_171 window:
- a CDS encoding GntR family transcriptional regulator encodes MIEYRLDRRGGVPTYQQIVQQTRQALRLGALQPGDRLPTAREVVERTAVNPNTVLKAYRELEREGLVEPRPGLGTFVLRSLARPETAEDGPLRAELTAWVDRARAAGLDREDIAALVAAVTDQRFGTGPGPAERNAGQSEGER; translated from the coding sequence GTGATCGAGTACCGGCTGGACCGGCGCGGCGGCGTGCCGACCTACCAGCAGATCGTCCAGCAGACCAGACAGGCGCTGCGGCTGGGCGCGTTGCAGCCGGGAGACCGGCTACCGACGGCGCGCGAGGTGGTGGAGCGGACGGCCGTCAATCCCAACACCGTGCTGAAGGCGTACCGGGAACTGGAGCGCGAGGGGCTGGTGGAGCCCCGACCGGGGCTGGGGACGTTCGTGCTCCGCTCGCTCGCCCGACCCGAGACCGCCGAAGACGGGCCGCTGCGCGCCGAGTTGACGGCCTGGGTGGACCGGGCCCGGGCGGCGGGGCTGGACCGCGAGGACATCGCCGCCCTGGTGGCGGCCGTCACCGACCAGCGCTTCGGAACCGGGCCGGGCCCGGCGGAGCGGAACGCAGGACAGAGCGAGGGGGAACGGTGA